Proteins from one Chroococcidiopsis sp. CCMEE 29 genomic window:
- a CDS encoding DUF2993 domain-containing protein, translating into MFGGLTGLTNPTGTDWGERMLNTVASKTIRHLFTQSESVEVFVRCYPSSKLLQGSIDSFKMSGRGLVIRKDFWVEEMSFESDAVAIDFSSVLSGKLALKQPTQAVAQVTLTEAGINHAFKAELVKKRLQNLSLPALTELSNGKPVSFDQVQLQLLPNNQVRILAKADLSDGELVPIGLTATLAVERRRRISFQDPQFEADTVPEAQREISQALSSALAEILDNMVDLDRFDLDGVTMRINRLETQGTNLVFSGYAQIERIPGNP; encoded by the coding sequence ATGTTTGGCGGACTTACTGGTTTAACCAATCCTACTGGCACCGACTGGGGAGAGCGAATGCTCAACACTGTTGCCAGCAAAACGATTCGCCACCTGTTCACCCAAAGCGAGTCAGTAGAAGTCTTTGTCCGCTGCTATCCTTCCAGCAAACTATTGCAGGGCAGCATTGACAGCTTCAAAATGAGCGGTCGTGGCTTGGTCATCCGTAAGGATTTCTGGGTGGAAGAAATGTCGTTTGAGTCTGATGCCGTCGCCATTGACTTTAGTTCCGTTTTAAGCGGCAAACTTGCTCTCAAGCAACCCACCCAAGCTGTTGCCCAGGTCACCCTGACAGAAGCAGGGATCAACCATGCCTTTAAAGCAGAACTGGTGAAAAAGCGCCTCCAGAACCTCTCGTTGCCTGCCTTGACAGAACTATCTAACGGCAAGCCTGTTTCATTCGATCAAGTCCAACTACAACTTTTGCCCAACAACCAAGTGAGAATTTTGGCAAAAGCAGACTTATCTGACGGTGAACTCGTGCCAATTGGTCTTACGGCAACCCTAGCTGTTGAAAGGCGACGGCGCATTTCCTTTCAAGACCCGCAGTTTGAAGCTGATACTGTGCCAGAAGCGCAAAGGGAAATTTCTCAAGCCTTGAGCAGCGCCTTGGCTGAAATTTTAGATAATATGGTTGATTTGGATCGATTTGACCTGGATGGAGTCACAATGCGGATCAACCGTTTAGAAACTCAAGGGACAAATTTGGTTTTCAGCGGCTACGCCCAGATTGAGCGTATCCCAGGTAATCCCTAG